The genomic region CAAATACAGACAAGTGAGAAGACTTTCAATATTAACGTGACAAAACATAGGCAAGCGACGCGTCATGTTGCATGAACCTCCCAAAAAGATAAAACACAAGATTCatgatttgtgtttctctgggatCTTTTCAGTTAGTTTATAAGAGTTTTGAGTTTTGCTTTGGTTTGTTGAATATGCATTTAGTTCTCTGCATAGTAGAGGCACAGAGTATGACCACCTTCTGTACAGAACATTTACTAACTGTATCTATCCATGTAGGTTCTGTAACCCCAGATATGTGGACTTTGATGAACTGGAGAGAAAGTACTGGAAGAACCTGACCTTTAACCCTCCCCTCTATGGAGCCGATGTCAATGGCACCCTCTATGATCCAGTGAGTCAGTTGTTTTCTCCTGAGGTTGCTGTAAAAGAAGCTTACCTTTCTTACTAACTGCCAACTGCTGCTGGATTTGTTTACTCTGGAGTCTGTTGCCTGACTGGTTCAGAAAGCCATTTTGTTGCATATTTAGCcactgatttgtttgtttgaaatagTTTTCTGCACCATCCGTTCTCAGTCATTGGTATCAGGCTTAAAAGACTGAAAAGCTTAAAGCTGCTGTGAAGCATAGCCACTGTAGGAGTCCACCGTTTCACTTTATCATTGCAGAACTGGATGTCCATCTCTTTGATATTTTCTTAATTGGTCAATGCAGTAAAACTATGCAAGATTTTAGTTGCCGGTCGTAGCATTCCCACTGTCTCTGTTTTCATTTCCGCTGTCATAACCTAAAAACGAACGTGAGCTTCAGCATTCCAAAGAAATATTGCGTATGGGAGAATTAAATGGTCCCACTGTCCACTGTTCGTCCACTTTCTGAGGAGTCTCTCAATACTTCTGTCCTCTTGTTCCTTCTACCTTTTAGGACGTGACGGAATGGAACATAGGGTGTCTGAATACTATCCTGGAcacggtggagagagagagtggcatcAAAATCAAAGGCGTGAACACCCCGTACCTGTACTTTGGGATGTGGAAGAGCACATTTGCCTGGCACACCGAAGACATGGATCTCTACAGCATTAACTACCTGCACTTTGGAGAGCCCAAGTCTTGGTAAAATGAGCTTACATGGCACAAAATATTTGTTGTGGCTTGCCAGGGTTGTTTTCGTGGTAAGAAGGGAAAAGCTGTTTTACTTGAGGTCTAATGCTTGATCCTCTCTTCAGGTATTGTGTTCCCCCTGAACATGGAAAAAGACTGGAGCGCCTAGCTAAAGGTATGTGTGAAGTCGTATTGAggggaaataaaaagaaatatcTTTTTAATGTGTTGGACATGAACGTGAGGTTTTCTTCTTTCAGGCTTTTTCCCTGGAAGTGCCCAAAGTTGTGAGGCCTTCTTACGACACAAGATGACTTTAATTTCACCATCAATACTTAAAAAATATGGAATACCATTTGAGAAGGTGAGATTGCAGACAACATTACTTAGACTTTAACCTAGTCTGTAAGGTAATGCTTTGATTTCTTCTTTCTGAAATGTCTTCACGTGAACCCTGGGTTTCACCATTTGATGCATGTTCTCAGTGTAGTAATCCACGTCTGTTTGTAATGATCTGGTGTTGATCAAAGTGATGTGTGACTTTCCAGGTTACTCAGGAAGCTGGTCAGTTCATAGTGACATTTCCATATGGATACCATGCTGGGTTCAACCACGGCTTCAACTGTGCAGAGTCCACCAACTTTGCCACACAGCGGTGGATTGAGTATGGGAAGCAGGCCACACTGGTAGGGGCAAATGGCTCAATTCAATTGTTGAAGTGttttttgagttgtttgtttttaagtttgtGTAGCACACCATATCATGACCCTGTTGTAAGGAAAGTTATATACAGAACATCAGAGGGTCTAACAGGGGCAGTTGTACATTTTCCTGAGTCCTCAACAAGCATACGCGGAAGCATTTGTGTTTAGGAAAGTCATTACGATGAGGGTTGACCCAACGTCATCTGCCTTGTGTTCCAGTGCTCGTGCCGGAAGGACATGGTGAAGATCTCAATGGACCTGTTCGTGAGGAAGTTCCAGCCGGAGCGCTACAAGCTGTGGCTGGCCGGGAAGGACAACGGGCCCATCGACCACTCCAAGCCCACCCCAGAGGCGGCGGAGTTCCTGCAGGGCGGCAGGGAGAGGTTCCTGGTGGAGCTCAGGAAGGAGGAGAGCAGCGACCAGGCGGACCACATGGAGACGGAGGCCTCCAGCAccactgagggagaggaggagaggtggggggctgttctcttaatcacacacacacacacacacacacacacacacacacacacacacacacacacacactacacatgtatatatgctGTAATCTAACagttaattaatttaaaaacataatttttcttaattgcttaagcacacacacacacacacacacacacacacacacacacactccccacttgCATGTGTTAGTATTCCAACAGTTCATGAGACCAAGAATCCACAGGTGCATCACTTGTAATCATTAGATACATATAGGCTGAGTCGTGCCTAGCTAACTCCTTTACGCATGTCAATGAATAACGGGGTGGGAAAAACAGGATATACTAAATCTGAGGTCTCAGAGCCTCAGAGaagcttttgtttttattacttCTGGTCTTTTCTCGTTATTTTTGTATTACCTCTTCACAGTTGGATGTACCTCAATGTGGCATTGATGTACTTTTTGTGGGTGCACCATTGTTAATCCAAATGTCTCAGAAGAAACCCATTTTGAAATTCTCTCTTCAAAAACTGCcttgatttgttttttgtggTTGACATCTTTGCGTTTTGTGGATGTTGTGCAGCATCTCTAAAGAGAAAGCGGCCGTGAAGAGACAGCATGGCTGCGTTGAGACtgagccgcagcagcagcaggaaacACCTCAGGAGACGCCCAGGCCAGACCAAGAAGAGGTGGAGCAGAAGAAGGCTCGTCTCTCTCCGCCCGAGAATGAAACCCAGAAGCAGGAGCCGAGCTCAGCAAGCCCAGGTAACGTGTGGGACAGAGACCCCCCTCTAATCTTTTCAAGATCGTTTTAGATTATCACATTTTTCGCTCTGAGTTTGAGAACAACATGCATTTTCACACTTTGATTTACTGACTCAGTAGTCAACTCGCTGTGTAATCAGAAGAGACTTGCATGCTTAATAGGTTACTGGTGGACTTTTCAATAGACTTCCATCATGATGCAGGCGCTGCACAGCAAGATTTGACTGCAATTGAAAGATTAACTTCTGTTAACTTCTGCTTTGATGTACTTGGGCACAGTGGGACCAGTTTGTAGATACTCAGTGAACATGTTATTAACACTGAATAaacttttgtttgtatgtttgtctttcagtttcagttcaaGTGCCagagccgcagcagcagcagcagcagcaggaggagcagcagcagaaaccaTGTGAGGTGCCTCAGCAGAACCAGCCCCAGGCAGACACTCAGGCCAAGGCAGAGAGCAGCACCCCACAGCCAGCAGAGTCAACAAAGCCTGGGGCGAACGAGGTAAAGCCTGGGGCAAACGAGGTAAAAGCCGCACCGGCAGAGCCAACCAGTCCACAGCCTGCACAGGAAGAGCCCACTGCAGCTGAGCAGGGTTCATCTGCTGGGGGTGAAGCCTTGGAGGGGAAGCCTGCTGAAAAGGTGGAGGCCTCTGTGGAGCCAGGGCAGGGAAAACAGGGAGTCCAGGAGTGCCCACAGGTGGAGGTTTCAgatcaggcagcagcagcagctgctgctgcaactGCAGGTGGGGTGCCTGCTGAGGTGGAACCAGCAGAATCGAAGCCCACTGATCTGGAACCATCGCAGGTGAAGTGTTCAGAGAAGGCGGAACGTTCTGAGGCTGACCCAGAAGACGAAAAGCCAGCTGTCGAGACGACGACGACAACGACCGAAGACGAGAAGCCAGCTGTCGTGACGACAACGACAGAAGACGAGAAGCCAGCTGTCGTGATGACGACGACAGAAGCGAAACCCATTGAGGTGCAACCAACCAAAGGAAAGCCCTCTGCGGTGGAACCGTCAAAGTTGCTGCCTGTTAAGTTTGAGCCTCTCAAGCTCGAGCGAACCAGAGGTAAGCCTGCCAAGGCACAGAACACGAAAGCATCCATCTGTCTCACCAGGAACAGCACCATGTCCCCTCCGACACCGTCGCCGTCACCGTCGCCGCCGCGATCACAGGCCCCTGCCCAGCCACCAGCCAAAGTAGCCAAAGCCAAGGCAGTCGCCCCAGCCGCACCAGTGCCCACCCCAGTGCCCACGGAGCCCCATGCCGCCGCAGGGACAGCAGCCCTCACCGAGGTCAACACCAAACCTGCCCCTGCAACCTCAGTTACCCCTGCACCTGTGTCTACCCCTAGCCATACCCCGGTTAACGCCCCAGCTACTACCCCGGCGGCCCCCAGCACCAGTCCGGTTCAAAGGCTCTTCCAGAGGACGCTGAGTCCGGCAGAGGTGCTGCACGTCCACAGCTACGCCAAAGGAGACTACTGCAGCGAGGGCGAAACGCCACGCAGGGAGGACCGGAACAGCGTCGGAGACGACAGTGACCTTGAGgacgatgatgacgacgatgacgacgacgacgatgatgacgacgacgacgatgacgaTGAGGTCAAGAAGGTGAGTGAAGGGGTTGGGGGAGTTTGTCTGCATACTGGAGTTAAAGGTATACCGTAGTTAAATGCATACATTGGTCAGAAGTATACATTGGTCAAAAGATTTTTAAAATACATATTGTGATTTAAAAGCATTCATTCATAGTGGGATATCCAGTACCTCGTCTGATCTGTTTGAAGTTGAAGATGCAATGCATCATGGTCTGTTGTAAACGTGTTTGGGGTTTATTCTTCATTTTGCAGGAGGCAGATGATGAAGCTGAAGACGAGGGTATGACTGAGCGCCTGGGGAAACTCCCCCG from Clupea harengus chromosome 10, Ch_v2.0.2, whole genome shotgun sequence harbors:
- the kdm4aa gene encoding lysine-specific demethylase 4A, translated to MASDSASQNPGCRIMTFQPTKEEFKDFSRYIAYMESQGAHRAGMAKVIPPKDWKPRKTYDDIDDLVIPAPIQQVVTGQSGLFTQYNIQKKPMTLREFRKTANTDKFCNPRYVDFDELERKYWKNLTFNPPLYGADVNGTLYDPDVTEWNIGCLNTILDTVERESGIKIKGVNTPYLYFGMWKSTFAWHTEDMDLYSINYLHFGEPKSWYCVPPEHGKRLERLAKGFFPGSAQSCEAFLRHKMTLISPSILKKYGIPFEKVTQEAGQFIVTFPYGYHAGFNHGFNCAESTNFATQRWIEYGKQATLCSCRKDMVKISMDLFVRKFQPERYKLWLAGKDNGPIDHSKPTPEAAEFLQGGRERFLVELRKEESSDQADHMETEASSTTEGEEESISKEKAAVKRQHGCVETEPQQQQETPQETPRPDQEEVEQKKARLSPPENETQKQEPSSASPVSVQVPEPQQQQQQQEEQQQKPCEVPQQNQPQADTQAKAESSTPQPAESTKPGANEVKPGANEVKAAPAEPTSPQPAQEEPTAAEQGSSAGGEALEGKPAEKVEASVEPGQGKQGVQECPQVEVSDQAAAAAAAATAGGVPAEVEPAESKPTDLEPSQVKCSEKAERSEADPEDEKPAVETTTTTTEDEKPAVVTTTTEDEKPAVVMTTTEAKPIEVQPTKGKPSAVEPSKLLPVKFEPLKLERTRGKPAKAQNTKASICLTRNSTMSPPTPSPSPSPPRSQAPAQPPAKVAKAKAVAPAAPVPTPVPTEPHAAAGTAALTEVNTKPAPATSVTPAPVSTPSHTPVNAPATTPAAPSTSPVQRLFQRTLSPAEVLHVHSYAKGDYCSEGETPRREDRNSVGDDSDLEDDDDDDDDDDDDDDDDDDDEVKKEADDEAEDEGMTERLGKLPRHHPLIKDSMSDEELQEPAAAEDEVVEGDAWARPLAYLWQNRPYSLEKEKEYNRSVGLQRPYCAVCMLFHTYQRTECADSDPSGPLVGPAARQRTKPLIPEACFTTTTEESAEVELLAPYLEADGTSLLISCTVCSVRVHASCYGVNPHSVTKGWKCARCKANAMAESCCLCALRGGAMHRANNDKWVHVLCAVAVLEARFVNITDRSPVDLSGIPLQRFKLKCYYCKRRMKKPSGCCVQCSHGRCPTSYHPTCAQAAGILMQPNDWPFVVYVTCCRHKGPVQAERNKAALRELTVGQKVICKHKNGRYYQCDVVQLYKETFYEVNFDDGSFSDNLFPEDIVNRDCVQQGPPAQGEVVQVRWTDGLVYGAKFVAAHVIQMYQVEFEDGSQLTFKRDEVYTLDEDLPKRVKSRLSKASDMRFDEMFGEKKVQSTKRQRVINSRYRGDYIEPVIYRAIME